CATGCTTCAACGCTTCATCGTCCATATcttcaatgattttttctACTTGGTTTGAAAACTCTAAAGCAGCTTCCAGATCTGGCTTCAAGCCTAGTAAACTATGTCTAATAACTTTCAAGCCAAATGAATCAACTGCCAATAATTCTTCAAGATTCTTTTTGTCTAATGGattaatttgtttgttttcttgTAGTTTGAGAATGTCTTCGGCAATTACGTCATCGTGTTCTCTAAGTTTATGTTCCTGGTAAATTTCCTGCAATTCTTTTGGAATAACGGACGCGTCAATCGAGTCACAGTCAAAGACTTTGTACAAATTATCGACTCCAATAACATCCATATTTctcaaaatttcaataattgtttgtttttccatgttgccaaaaaaatcatttatgCTTGATTCTACATTATCACTGTCATTCAACATTTTTCCCAAAATCATAGCCTCGGTTCGGGTATTGGTCTTGAACTTACATTTATCTTGAAGCTGGCCAATAAGGTTGTTCAAATCTTGTAAACTGAGCAGGTCATCTTGTAAAATGTTTTCTAAATACTTATTGCAAATATCTGTGAATTCAGTAGTGGTGACTAACTTTGATAATGACCTCAAAACTTGATCAATTTtgtcaaaatatttttgttcCAGAAATGACTCTAATATATTCTTCAAGTACTGAATTTCTGGTGCGTATGGTTGCAACTCAACTCCATCATTCTTAGATGAATAATACTtgacaattttttcttcttcgtcGAGGTTATATTTCTCAGAAtctaaatttaaatatgaCCTGTAGGtgattttattgttgtCGTGTTTTAACCCACTAGGGACGTCCTTCTTCTGGTTAATCGACAATAAAGGACTCATAACTTTTGATAAAGTTTCCGATTGATTGAAATTACCAACTGAAGTTTTATCGATTTGTGATGTTGCCGATGATGCCTTTGTTGTATGATGCAACATTCGGAATTGCAAGCGCACACCTGTAATTCTTTTTACTAATGATCTTTGAGCCAGCAACATTATCAAGATTAGGTTACGTTTGAAATATGTTTGGTTGTTGACACTATTGTTGCAAGGTGATACACAAAGATTGTGTGATGTgattaaaaatgataatgaacTATAAAAGTGGAGccaatgatgaagaaaaaagaaatctataaaaaaattttttcataccactaaaaaaaagaatgtaGTGACAGAGAGAGATGggaacaaaacaaaacaaaagaaaacaaaacaaagaaaactCAAAAATTTATGTAGTCGTGTATATTTGTCAAATCAATCTACTATAGTACATCTTGATTATAATCACACGAGTTGACCCCCCTACACTCCCAACAATATAGTTCTTTCCCATAAAACAGTATCAGTTACATatttacaaaatcaaatagtTAAACATCTTTAAATTggataatattattatgtaacaaaaaaaaaaacttattCGTTATCTGAAAATGtgttatcaaaaaaaaaaaaaaaaccacaAACAAATGGTAATATATGTTTCTATACAAAAGCTCTCGTTATTATCCGTATTCGGTATTCAAAAACATTATAATCCCATTTCGGCTTGTAATGCTTTCAATGCTTcctcatcttcatcttcttctactaCTGGGGCTTTCTTATTGACAGATGGGAATTGCGGTAACTCTTCTTCTCTTGATACAGGTTGTGGTTTTGCCTTTTGAGCTGGCACTTTATGTTCCTGTGCTTGCTCTTGTTCTTTAGCTTCTGCCTCTAACTCTTTCAATTCCTCATCcaattcatcttcatcaacaaactCATTACCAACGGGCCTCGATATAGCTTCACTGATTTCATCAGCTAATTCTACTTGTTCCCTTATTTCATCCATGGTATCTTCAACTTTGTCTACATCGTATTCCCCATGTATTTGTTTCATGGCCTTTGCACCTTGTTTCATAGCTTTCATGGTTTCCAAATTCAAGTTTGCACCTTCAATGCTAATTAATTGTGTCTCCAAAGTTTCAATCTGGTTTTCCACTTTTAATAGATTGGATTCATACcccttttttctttttaaagCACTTTTAGCTAAAGTCGTTTGTTTCGAACTAACATATTTTCTGGCCAACTGATCTTGATCATCCATCTGCTGTTGCAAAtggttcttcttcttgtttaatGTTTGTATGTGTTCTCGCAATTCCACTATTGCCTTCTTTGGCAAATCCTTCTTTTGTTGGCTGTTTCctccaaaaaaatatcccCACATGTTTGCTATCTGAGTTTTATTTAATCAACTAAAGTTATAATTAATATGATGAACTGTTTGAAAGGAACGGTGTTTAATCTTGTTTTTGATATGGAAGCGCTTATTGGAAGATGGTGTGTATTGCCTTCACTTTATGCTGATAACTGGAATTATATGTATTTCTAATGTTAAAAGTTTACCTTTGATTGTATATCAGCAAGTATAACACCGGgctgaaaatgaaaaaacaaaatgatgAATACGCAAACTGATAGTTATAACAACAGACGTCAGATTCGATATCAAATCTTTGAATCGAGTTGATGGTTATCTAAAGATTGAGCGACcgaccaaaaaaaaaaaaaaaaaaaaaaagcttgagagtttatcatcatttctgtggtggtggtggttgttcTTCATgagaaacagaaaaaagCATACGCCACCTCTACGCACGACCAACGTTTGTCATgtaaaaatataaacaagattaaataattaataaaaatgcTTTACTGGAAtctaactaactaactaacacccataagaagaagaacacTATTAAAACtccaaatattttcaaGAATAACCACCTGTTCCTAGTAATATGAGCATAATATTTCAACAACTCTCTTTGTGCACCAGTTATATTCATGTTAATATCCTCTACATTAGCATCAATTCTTTGTATTTGTTCACCTTGTTCACTCACCATAGTGGCTAATTGTTGAAACAAATTACCGACTTCATTAATGGTACTTTCAATGCTCTCAACTGCTCGGTTCCgttgttgtaaatattgttgatttccatattgttgttcttcCATTAGTAACATTTGTTGTGTTTGCGAAggtaatgataaatattcACCATTATTGGATACTCCGTAAGGTGAACTTGTATCTGGATCTGCGTCTGGATCATACGGTAAATGTTCTGGTGGAGACGATGCCAAAAATGGGTTTTCACTCAAGTTGCTCAATGAGGCATTAGGGTTGTCAACTAATGGCGACTGGTTGTTACTACTTCTTGATGCAGATACTGAAGATAAAAAGTTTTCTGTTCGGttcttgtttattatttcattCTTTTGTCTAATTTCCAACacatttttaaattcacCAGAaacatttttcatttttgaattcaataaagTCAACACATTCTTGGAAAACTGGGTGGTTTGTGCATCTATAGAAACGGATGTGTCTCCTTTCAAATACTTTTgcaaattttgaatattagTTTCGATCTTGAAGATATCTTGTTTAATCACGTAGGTTAATTCACCTATTTCAATTGGTTTATCGTCGAAAATGGGTTTCCTCTTTGCCAATACTGCAAGCTTACTTAACAATTCAGTCACATGAGATATGTCCTTAGCTATAAGACCAGCTTGTTGGCTGAAGTATGACTTTTTGGGAGTAGAAAGTGCAGAACTATTATTCAAATGCTTATTCTGCTTTTTGTTAATCTTATCGTATGTGGAAACACATTGCTGAAACTCTATTGTTCGATTTTGAATAGACGTAGACATTTGCCAACAAATAGTAATCGATATACACTTGAATCAGGAAGAAGTGGAGTTTTAGTAACTCTTTTGCAAATGTTCACAGGCAATAGTTTAGATTAActtttgaatgaattaaaaaaaaaaaaaaaaaaaaaaaaaaagacagcaaaaaaaaataatgttCGAAACGAAATAGAACAACAAAACGAAAACACTTCCCAGttagatttcttttttttgggttgTTGGTTTAAATGCGCCaccaaaattaaaacacCCCATTAGGATTTACAAGCCACTTAAAATAGCACCATCATCTAACAAGTACATTCAATGGAAAGTAACTGAGAGATACGTAAGGGGTTCTTAAGAGATAAATTGTTTGTATGTAAAGGTTTAagattaattattaaagcCTTAGggttattgttttatttctGAAATAGGAACCACACAAAACCTATCTACTTTCATACTCTCTTAAAAAGATGAAATCATAAGGAACACCCTTAACAAAAGGAGATGttccaattgttttcttgACAAATAGTCAACCAATCGATACAAAATTGACCTTCTTGATTTCTTTCCCaaactttttcaacaatattttttattagttTTACATTACCTGCCTTGTAGTCATTACTGACAGTTTCAAATCTTTGCAACATGTTAGATCTGTCACTTTTTGAACAACAGGTAATTCCACACACCAATAACAGAAACGATAAAGcacttttcatttttgtaccaatcaaaatatcaatcaGAGCTAAACAGTTCAATAGCAACAACTGCATATCTAATGTATTGGCAGGTAATTTCTTAATAAGATAGTTTAGGCATAATTGACATGTAAGCAgataaatttcaaataacGTTAAATGCAATTCTAGTTCGTATCTATCGTCCTTGATTAACTTCATTTGTTCCATATTGGGTATGCAGTCGCTAATTTTGCAACTCATATCTCTATAACATTTGTCGGCTTTGTGATAAAACTCCAACCGCAGTGTCATATCACCTTTGTATTCAATTTGAGTTTGCCAATGTCTCAATTCTACTGCCTGTGAAGTAATTTCACCTAGCACTAAATAGATTGGCTGTATACATCCTTGAAACGGATCTAGTCCATAATTTCCCAACTCCAAGATTTTTGCTTCTTTGAAAACTGAATTATACTCTTCCATGGGCAACAAAGTACCTTTATGAAAAGTATTCAGGGACAATATGTCATGGTATTGAATATCAGAAAGAAGCCATTTGATCTCATTTGAACAATCAAACATTTCGATAATACTGCTTAAACCTCCTTGCTTTTTTACCAAGTCAATTGTTCTATGGAATATTTGATGCCATTGGGAAACATCACCAGCACAAACTTGCAATCCAACATAAACCAAATAATAGTTGAGTAAAATATAAACGTCTTTTTTTGCtatattgttcaaattgGGATATTCCTGAGACATCTTAAGAATGGCTTCTCcaagaaaatgatttacATTTTCCGTAAACCCTCCTTCAATAAATACACCACCCCAAGCTGCCAACGCATACGAGACTGCTTCGTGTTCCTCacttaattgataaaatgttttcaatatataGTTCGATGACTCGTGTCCAATGGAAAACTTTTTTGCGACATTGGCAATAAACCCATCAAGAAAGTATAATCCTTGTATgttcaaatatttaaaagGCTGGAAAATATGTGAATTAATTGGTGAAGGGGTGCAATATTCTAAGAAACTCAAATCCAGAAAATCATATCCAGGTTCAAACAAGTATTTGGGGGAAATACTGGACAGGTTCCTATTCAAGTTGGTGATATCAGTATTATCTGATTCCGGGTCACATTCTCCTAGACTAGTTTGATCCAGTAGGTTAGTGTCTATCGATTGATGATTAATTGCTGTACAATCTGACTCTCGTACTCTTTCTGGTGTAGTAGAATTGGTATTCACCTTGGTTCCGttttcaagaattttgAACCTAGATGTAACTCTCCAACTACAATTAACTTTTCGACGTTTGCATGAACCACAAACTGGGTGTTCTTCATTGCATTTTTTCTTTCGCGCTCGACATTGAAGGCATCCTGTCCTACTTCTTTTCAgtgttttcaaaattgttCTTAGTTTAATCTGTTGTTGGTCTGAAGATGGAGTGGGTTGTAATTCATGAACTTGCAGGTCGTCTGTTGCTATAGTTTCATTTGATGCTAAATCGAATACGTGGAACATTACCTGATTCAATAATCAGTTAATCTGAGACTTGagtaaattgtttaaaaagaaaattgcAAAgctgaaaataaaaagcCCAATTAGATCACATAACAAGTGCTTTGTGGGAAGAACGGCGATCGATATCctttgtgtgtgtgttaTCAAACGAAAAGAGAAAGTTTTTAGTCAAAAGTGAAGTTGTTCTTAGTGCCACATGTCTTACATACAAAAAAGCACTTCCACAATACAAACAGAATACTACACCTCGTAAAGATAGATATTATTCCAACTGTAAGAtagtttttcaattgacCGTATAGACACTTCAGGATAACGCTACTGCATCATagtaattatttattttaccTGGAAATGAAATTACGACAGGACGGATTTTGTGAATCAACACATTTGTTCTATAATATTTAGTACTAAATTTTGTGAAAACTAAATAAACCTAATGGCCAAGGAGGAAATAGTGTCATTCTATTTTTAGGAATATTGTTTTGCAACCTCGTGTTCTTGGTAGTATTCAATTGTTAATGTATTAAATTATAGATTCTGTAATATATCCTGTATATTATACTCATAGAAGTTTGGTTATGTAATCATGGGCTTTACTTCATTCCCAAGCTTAGAAAATTAGCTACTAGTTCCATTTTTAAGGGTTAATTCTGTGAATATTCAGATGGTGATTTACATTTTTGCTCAGATATTGCAAATAAAACTCTCTTCTCCATTTCAATATTGTGAAAGTAAGGTAAAAACTACCAAATCGGTGGCATCTAATGTCCCCAAACCAAAAATTTCTGTAGTTCTCCATTTCCTTGGCCTATCGTTTACGTGGGTAATAGAATAGCCCAACAATATCATGGGGCAATTCAATATACAATTTTGGTTGCGAACATTTTCATTCTAGCTaagtttgtttttgttaaaAATACGCATAAAAATTGtatcaaaatttaatttctccGGATTCCCTAAATGGGCcagaaattgattcaaaatgaatgaacttcatcattatctaTAGCTCATCTCATCATTCCATTTTATGggaaatattgaaatttgtttttgtttaaaaaagtataaaataaacaactCTTTAACACAAAGAAAGAACCAATCATTGCAACTCGTCGGAATAACATTATTGCACAAACcattaaattaatatttgtaatagggggatttttttttcacagCACACGTGCACACCATGATTCAAGAGTAAATTACCAACTACTATTATTGTATATATCCGAAATTTTACCTAAACTCTCAGCGGTTTTGTTGCATAGAGAATTTCGTCAGTAGATAACAATAAGAaacttttgaaataatGTCTAGTATAAATACTCGAGCCATTCCTTCTTCTGGTCAATATGATATGAGAGTAGGTACCAATAGTCGAACCAACATTAATTTACAGTTCAATGTTTCTTCCAGTTTTATACTTGTTTGCTATTTTGGTGTTGTCTGTTCAAGCACATACTGTGCCAGGCTTTGACTCATTACAGATCCAATCTTCTTTGTCCAAGAGAGccaatttgattgattctATTTACAATGACTTGTCTGATGCTGA
This is a stretch of genomic DNA from Candida dubliniensis CD36 chromosome 1, complete sequence. It encodes these proteins:
- a CDS encoding C6 zinc finger transcription factor, putative (Similar to Sordaria macrospora PRO1) encodes the protein MFHVFDLASNETIATDDSQVHELQPTPSSDQQQIKLRTILKTSKRSRTGCLQCRARKKKCNEEHPVCGSCKRRKVNCSWRVTSRFKILENGTKVNTNSTTPERVRESDCTAINHQSIDTNLSDQTSLGECDPESDNTDITNLNRNSSSISPKYLFEPGYDFSDLSFLEYCTPSPINSHIFQPFKYLNIQGLYFLDGFIANVAKKFSIGHESSNYILKTFYQLSEEHEAVSYALAAWGGVFIEGGFTENVNHFLGEAILKMSQEYPNLNNIAKKDVYILLNYYLVYVGLQVCAGDVSQWHQIFHRTIDLVKKQGGLSSIIEMFDCSNEIKWLLSDIQYHDILSSNTFHKGTLLPMEEYNSVFKEAKILELGNYGLDPFQGCIQPIYLVLGEITSQAVELRHWQTQIEYKGDMTSRLEFYHKADKCYRDMSCKISDCIPNMEQMKLIKDDRYELELHLTLFEIYSLTCQLCLNYLIKKLPANTLDMQLLLLNCLASIDILIGTKMKSALSFSLLVCGITCCSKSDRSNMLQRFETVSNDYKAGNVKLIKNIVEKVWERNQEGQFCIDWLTICQENNWNISFC
- a CDS encoding DOA4-independent degradation protein [1], putative (Similar to S. cerevisiae SNF7;~Similar to C. albicans SNF7), encoding MWGYFFGGNSQQKKDLPKKAIVELREHIQTLNKKKNHLQQQMDDQDQLARKYVSSKQTTLAKSALKRKKGYESNLLKVENQIETLETQLISIEGANLNLETMKAMKQGAKAMKQIHGEYDVDKVEDTMDEIREQVELADEISEAISRPVGNEFVDEDELDEELKELEAEAKEQEQAQEHKVPAQKAKPQPVSREEELPQFPSVNKKAPVVEEDEDEEALKALQAEMGL
- a CDS encoding ER-Golgi vesicular transport cis-Golgi t-SNARE syntaxin, putative (Similar to C. albicans SED5;~Similar to S. cerevisiae SED5); protein product: MSTSIQNRTIEFQQCVSTYDKINKKQNKHLNNSSALSTPKKSYFSQQAGLIAKDISHVTELLSKLAVLAKRKPIFDDKPIEIGELTYVIKQDIFKIETNIQNLQKYLKGDTSVSIDAQTTQFSKNVLTLLNSKMKNVSGEFKNVLEIRQKNEIINKNRTENFLSSVSASRSSNNQSPLVDNPNASLSNLSENPFLASSPPEHLPYDPDADPDTSSPYGVSNNGEYLSLPSQTQQMLLMEEQQYGNQQYLQQRNRAVESIESTINEVGNLFQQLATMVSEQGEQIQRIDANVEDINMNITGAQRELLKYYAHITRNRWLFLKIFGVLIVFFFLWVLVS